A stretch of the Perca flavescens isolate YP-PL-M2 chromosome 3, PFLA_1.0, whole genome shotgun sequence genome encodes the following:
- the p2ry12 gene encoding P2Y purinoceptor 12 gives MALMERNTTWPLSLFPGNHSHTNGSTCSRDNVLKTVVFPVLYSFLFLVGLLLNAVAVWVFFRIPSKSHFIIYLKNIVVADVIMTFTFPFKVLSDSNLASTGLRIFVCRVSSVLFYLTMYISILFFGLISIDRCRKTLRPFRGTTAARLARRKLLSGAIWTFLLVLCLPNVILTRKTPTSPYFKCSNLKTEGGLYWHEVVNHVCQVIFWSNLVTVIVCYTLITKELYRSYARSAGGTVSGESTGKPHQAKRKMNANVFLVLAVFFVCFVPFHFARVPYTMSQTQRVLFDCNLKLFFFQLKESTLFLSSLNSVLDPLIYFFLCKSFRTTLFKTLRLPPGACSRLTGRGSDTDTGSNALGNSSACA, from the exons ATGGCCCTCATGGAGAGAAACACAACTTGGCCCCTGTCCCTGTTCCCCGGCAATCACAGCCACACCAATGGCAGCACTTGTTCCCGTGACAACGTTTTGAAGACGGTGGTTTTTCCTGTTCTCTACTCCTTTCTCTTCCTGGTGGGGCTGCTGCTCAACGCCGTGGctgtttgggtgttttttcgGATCCCCTCCAAGTCTCACTTCATTATATACCTGAAGAATATTGTGGTCGCGGATGTCATCATGACGTTCACCTTCCCTTTCAAG GTGTTATCAGACTCCAACCTGGCTTCCACTGGGCTGCGCATATTCGTGTGTCGGGTCTCCTCAGTGCTCTTCTACCTCACCATGTACATCAGCATCCTCTTCTTCGGCCTCATCAGCATCGATCGCTGCAGAAAAACCCTCAGGCCCTTTAGGGGGACTACTGCAGCCCGGTTGGCCCGTCGCAAACTCCTTTCCGGAGCCatctggacctttctgctggTTCTGTGTCTGCCCAATGTGATCCTGACACGTAAAACCCCAACATCTCCATATTTCAAGTGCAGCAACCTGAAGACAGAGGGTGGGCTGTACTGGCATGAGGTGGTAAATCATGTCTGTCAAGTGATTTTCTGGAGCAACCTTGTGACTGTGATAGTATGCTACACTCTAATCACCAAAGAGCTGTACAGATCCTACGCCCGCAGCGCTGGAGGGACCGTATCGGGAGAATCAACTGGGAAACCCCACCAGGCCAAAAGAAAAATGAATGCAAATGTGTTCCTGGTTCTGGCTGTGTTCTTTGTGTGCTTTGTGCCATTTCACTTTGCCCGTGTGCCGTACACCATGAGCCAGACCCAAAGGGTTCTCTTTGATTGCAATCTCAAACTCTTCTTCTTTCAGCTCAAGGAAAGTACGCTCTTCCTGTCGTCTTTAAACTCTGTTCTGGACCCTCTCATCTACTTCTTCCTCTGTAAATCCTTCAGGACCACTCTGTTCAAGACCCTGCGGCTGCCTCCTGGTGCCTGCAGCAGGCTAACGGGGAGAGGGTCAGACACGGACACAGGCAGCAACGCTCTCGGAAACTCTTCAGCCTGTGCATAA
- the p2ry13 gene encoding P2Y purinoceptor 13 produces the protein MNNTLSNTSIKCVRDTSVTAVIFPCLYSILFVVALILNSLAAWIFFSIPSSSTFVVFLKNVVVADLLMTLTIPLRVLSDAGVGHWQLRAFHCRYSAVLFYITMYISILLLGLISLDRYLKIVRPPGKCALQRVRVGQALSAAVWAVMLSLALPNVILSDQPPRVSGGRLKCTSMKSKAGLLWHEGFNYFCQVVFWGTLALMVVCYTFISKKVYESYKASKSKSQAVSRRTKAKVFVVVGVFFICFAPFHFARVPYTLTQTGMVSHCQAQNALYIAKETTLWLSATNVCLDPLIYVFLCKVFSKRLAAAICCKPLYKGAMDSHTATSTQMEMSQIAQSNRLSYSTMEK, from the exons ATGAACAACACCCTGTCAAACACTTCCATCAAGTGTGTTCGGGACACCAGTGTCACAGCTGTGATTTTCCCCTGTCTATACAGCATCCTCTTCGTAGTTGCCCTGATCCTGAATTCCCTGGCTGCATGGATCTTTTTCAGCATCCCCAGCTCCTCAACATTTGTGGTCTTTCTTAAAAATGTG GTGGTGGCTGACTTGCTGATGACCCTGACCATCCCTCTGAGAGTCTTAAGTGATGCAGGTGTGGGTCACTGGCAACTACGCGCCTTCCACTGCCGATACTCTGCCGTTCTCTTCTACATCACCATGTACATCAGCATCCTCTTGCTGGGCCTCATCAGCCTGGACCGCTACCTGAAGATAGTCAGGCCGCCCGGGAAGTGTGCCCTGCAGCGGGTTCGTGTTGGTCAGGCGCTGAGCGCTGCTGTCTGGGCGGTCATGTTGTCTTTAGCGTTACCCAACGTTATCCTGAGTGACCAGCCGCCACGGGTCTCTGGAGGCAGACTGAAGTGCACCTCCATGAAGAGCAAAGCCGGCCTTCTCTGGCACGAAGGATTCAACTACTTCTGTCAG GTGGTTTTCTGGGGCACGCTGGCCTTGATGGTGGTTTGCTACACGTTCATCAGCAAGAAGGTTTATGAGTCATACAAAGCCTCAAAGAGCAAATCTCAAGCAGTCAGTCGCAGAACCAAGGCAAAAGTTtttgtggtggtgggggtgtttTTCATCTGCTTTGCCCCATTTCACTTTGCCCGCGTTCCCTACACTCTGACACAAACTGGCATGGTGAGCCATTGCCAGGCCCAGAATGCTCTCTACATCGCAAAGGAAACCACCCTGTGGCTGTCGGCCACTAATGTGTGTCTGGACCCACTTATCTATGTGTTCCTGTGTAAGGTGTTCAGTAAAAGACTGGCAGCTGCAATCTGCTGTAAGCCACTCTACAAAGGTGCCATGGATTCTCACACAGCAACATCAACTCAAATGGAGATGTCACAGATTGCCCAAAGTAACAGACTGTCATATAGTACAATGGAAAAATAA